A genomic stretch from Petrimonas mucosa includes:
- the rprY gene encoding response regulator transcription factor RprY produces the protein MEEKLKLFLCEDDENLGMLLREYLQAKGFETDLFPDGEAGFKGFVKTKYDLCIVDVMMPKKDGITLVKEIRSINTEIPVIFLTAKNMKDDVLEGFKAGADDYITKPFSMEELVLRIEAIIRRVKGKKSKEQQIYKFGNMTFDTQKQILTIGNEQTKLTTKESELLSLLCSHANDILERNHALKQIWEEDTYFNARSMDVYITKLRKLLKPESNIEIINIHGKGYKLIVPTEEDGNNA, from the coding sequence ATGGAAGAGAAATTGAAACTATTTTTATGCGAAGATGATGAAAATCTTGGTATGCTACTCAGAGAGTATCTGCAGGCAAAAGGATTTGAAACAGACCTGTTTCCCGACGGAGAAGCCGGGTTCAAAGGGTTTGTGAAAACGAAGTATGACCTGTGCATTGTCGACGTAATGATGCCCAAAAAGGATGGCATCACGTTGGTAAAGGAGATCAGGAGCATCAACACCGAGATTCCCGTTATATTCCTGACAGCCAAAAACATGAAAGACGATGTACTGGAAGGCTTCAAGGCAGGAGCAGACGATTATATCACCAAACCGTTCAGTATGGAAGAGCTGGTTCTTCGTATCGAAGCCATCATCCGTCGCGTGAAGGGCAAAAAATCGAAAGAGCAGCAGATCTATAAATTCGGGAACATGACATTTGATACACAGAAGCAGATCCTGACTATTGGCAACGAACAGACCAAACTCACCACCAAGGAGTCTGAACTGTTGTCGCTGCTCTGCTCGCACGCCAACGATATTCTGGAACGGAACCATGCATTGAAGCAGATTTGGGAGGAGGATACCTATTTCAATGCGCGCAGCATGGACGTCTATATCACCAAATTGCGCAAATTGCTGAAACCGGAATCCAACATCGAGATCATCAATATCCACGGTAAAGGATACAAGCTTATTGTACCTACCGAAGAGGATGGCAACAACGCATAA
- a CDS encoding sensor histidine kinase has translation MKKSTIWLLAVVMFVAFFSLLFLQLRYMKTSMSVREQQFDEMVKRSLINVSRDLEQEQTRRYLEEDMLESESRYSQYKRSGSSTTIVTEQSQTSITNPDGSETKIEEFIQNRSTVDRIGRGGVFLSPRHGMNTISKTSFDLQQSFSKRYLYEQALMNEVILKLLYRASNDPIEERINFYDLDKYIRAELLNSALNVPYSFQVVDFNNRVVYASPGFSSRDEKSVYTQVLFPNDPPSRLNSLKVYFPTKRDYVYSELTFFVPSMIFTFILLFTFIFTIVSLFRQKRLSEMKNDFINNMTHELKTPVSTISLASQMLKDESITKSPEVFKHVTGVINDETKRLSFQVEKVLQMSLFDKQKATLKIKEVDINDIIVNVANTHILKVEKFNGELDIDLQAENTTVNIDEMHFTNVLFNLLDNALKYKKEEVPPKLMIRTRNEGNKIIISVEDNGIGIKKEDVKKIFDRFYRVSTGNIHDVKGFGLGLAYVKKIVTDLGGSIRAESELGKGTKFLISLPVITQK, from the coding sequence ATGAAAAAGTCGACTATCTGGTTGCTTGCGGTGGTTATGTTTGTTGCTTTCTTCTCGCTGCTCTTTCTTCAGTTAAGATACATGAAGACGAGCATGTCGGTGAGAGAACAGCAGTTTGACGAAATGGTGAAACGAAGCCTGATCAATGTATCGAGAGATCTGGAACAGGAGCAGACCCGGCGCTACCTTGAGGAGGATATGCTGGAATCTGAAAGCAGATACTCCCAGTACAAGCGATCCGGATCTTCCACCACCATCGTTACAGAACAGTCACAGACAAGCATTACCAATCCCGATGGAAGCGAGACCAAGATTGAAGAGTTCATCCAGAACCGAAGCACAGTCGACAGGATAGGACGTGGCGGAGTATTCCTTTCACCGAGACACGGCATGAATACGATCTCCAAGACGTCGTTCGACCTGCAACAATCCTTCTCGAAGCGGTATCTGTACGAACAGGCACTGATGAATGAAGTCATCCTGAAACTCCTGTACAGGGCAAGCAACGATCCAATTGAAGAGCGGATAAACTTTTACGATCTCGACAAGTATATCCGGGCTGAATTGCTGAACAGTGCGTTAAACGTACCTTACAGTTTTCAGGTTGTAGATTTCAACAACAGGGTTGTATACGCTTCACCAGGATTCTCGTCGCGGGACGAAAAATCGGTTTATACCCAGGTTCTCTTTCCGAACGATCCGCCATCGCGACTCAATTCGTTGAAAGTCTACTTCCCTACGAAGCGTGACTATGTGTACAGCGAGCTCACCTTTTTCGTGCCGTCGATGATTTTCACGTTCATCCTGCTGTTCACTTTCATCTTCACGATAGTAAGCCTTTTCAGGCAAAAGAGGCTGTCGGAAATGAAAAACGACTTTATCAACAACATGACGCATGAACTGAAAACACCCGTATCCACCATATCACTGGCTTCACAAATGCTGAAGGACGAATCCATCACAAAATCACCGGAGGTGTTCAAGCATGTGACGGGTGTGATCAATGACGAGACAAAACGGTTGAGTTTCCAGGTTGAAAAAGTATTGCAGATGTCGCTGTTTGACAAGCAGAAAGCTACACTGAAGATCAAGGAGGTAGATATAAACGACATCATTGTCAATGTGGCCAATACCCACATACTGAAGGTAGAGAAGTTCAACGGTGAACTCGATATCGATCTGCAGGCAGAGAATACGACAGTAAATATTGATGAGATGCACTTTACCAACGTGCTTTTCAATCTGCTTGATAATGCGTTGAAGTACAAGAAGGAGGAGGTTCCGCCCAAATTGATGATCCGGACCCGGAACGAGGGGAACAAGATCATCATTTCTGTTGAAGACAACGGAATCGGAATCAAGAAAGAAGATGTGAAAAAGATATTTGACCGGTTTTATCGCGTTTCCACCGGGAACATTCACGATGTGAAAGGGTTTGGACTTGGACTTGCTTACGTGAAAAAAATCGTAACAGACTTGGGGGGATCAATTCGCGCTGAAAGCGAGTTGGGCAAAGGAACAAAATTTTTAATAAGTTTACCCGTTATAACACAGAAATAA
- a CDS encoding alpha/beta hydrolase: protein MKRYKAITFILLLLVPLYLYSGEIGKETLLFAVKDQQELNMDIYFSSSSCDTAQPCLIFVFGGGFKEGRRDAPQYDDYFRYFAGKGFTVVSIDYRLGMKGEKAPGIFNHKPLQQAIAMAVDDLYSATSYLIQHAEELHIDPSRIIISGSSAGAMTVLQADYERCNGREAAKVLPEGFRYAGVIAFAGSVFSKEGTPSYMTTPAPTLFFHGSGDKLVPYNKTRFFRLGVFGSKSLAGRFREQGYPYAFYTMEEIGHEVSEYPMKEFLPEIEHFIRNFVLDKKQWQLETSLKDKLRKSERSVDPGSYYN from the coding sequence ATGAAACGCTATAAAGCAATCACATTCATACTCCTTCTCCTGGTTCCACTCTATCTCTATTCCGGAGAGATAGGGAAAGAGACCCTGCTTTTCGCCGTAAAGGATCAACAGGAGTTGAACATGGACATCTACTTCTCCAGCTCCTCATGCGATACGGCACAGCCTTGCCTGATCTTCGTTTTCGGTGGTGGCTTTAAGGAGGGGAGGCGCGATGCCCCGCAGTATGATGACTATTTCCGCTATTTTGCGGGTAAAGGCTTCACCGTGGTCTCGATCGATTACCGGCTGGGGATGAAAGGGGAAAAGGCTCCCGGGATATTCAACCACAAACCGTTACAGCAGGCCATTGCCATGGCCGTAGATGATCTCTATTCCGCCACCAGTTACCTGATTCAGCATGCCGAAGAGCTGCATATCGATCCTTCAAGGATCATTATCAGCGGTTCAAGCGCCGGTGCAATGACGGTATTGCAGGCCGACTACGAACGTTGTAACGGTAGGGAGGCGGCAAAGGTCCTGCCGGAAGGCTTCCGTTATGCCGGCGTGATAGCATTTGCCGGCTCCGTATTCAGTAAGGAGGGAACCCCATCCTACATGACCACGCCCGCTCCCACCCTCTTCTTCCATGGGAGCGGAGACAAGCTGGTACCCTACAATAAAACCCGCTTTTTCCGGTTGGGGGTCTTCGGTTCAAAATCGCTGGCCGGACGATTCAGGGAACAGGGATACCCCTACGCGTTCTACACGATGGAGGAGATCGGTCACGAGGTATCTGAATATCCGATGAAGGAGTTTCTGCCGGAGATTGAACATTTTATCCGGAACTTTGTCCTTGACAAGAAACAGTGGCAGCTGGAGACAAGCCTGAAGGATAAACTGCGAAAATCAGAGAGATCTGTCGATCCGGGAAGTTACTATAACTAA
- a CDS encoding YicC/YloC family endoribonuclease, whose product MVHSMTGYGKAVAELPHKKLTIEIKSLNSKQFDLFTRIPVIYREKEIGLRNYLSKKLERGKIDLSITVERISKDLSSTIDHTLLKQYHQEITTLAGELQIGVPQDWFQILLRMPDVMKQDVEELDETEWLAIEEAVEKAVDELIRFRAQEGEMLKNLLTEKVTNIRQLLQEIEPYENERIEKVKSRIYDGLATLENKEYDVNRFEQELIYYIEKLDVNEEKARLINHLDYFIETLEGQKSQGKKLGFIAQEMGREINTLGSKSNHSDMQRIVVRMKDELEQIKEQILNVL is encoded by the coding sequence ATGGTACACTCAATGACCGGCTACGGAAAAGCCGTTGCGGAACTTCCGCACAAGAAGCTGACAATTGAGATCAAATCACTGAATAGCAAACAGTTTGATCTCTTCACGCGAATCCCCGTCATCTATCGGGAAAAGGAGATTGGTTTGCGGAACTACCTGTCGAAAAAGCTAGAGAGGGGAAAGATCGATCTCTCCATTACGGTAGAGCGGATCTCAAAAGATCTATCCTCCACTATCGATCATACACTGCTGAAACAATATCATCAGGAGATAACGACATTGGCCGGTGAACTGCAGATCGGAGTGCCGCAGGATTGGTTCCAGATTTTGTTACGCATGCCGGACGTCATGAAACAGGATGTGGAAGAGTTGGACGAGACGGAGTGGCTGGCTATCGAGGAGGCCGTGGAAAAGGCTGTCGACGAACTGATCAGGTTCAGGGCGCAAGAGGGAGAAATGCTCAAAAACCTGTTGACTGAGAAGGTGACCAATATCCGGCAACTGTTGCAGGAGATTGAACCATATGAAAATGAGCGTATCGAGAAGGTGAAGTCGCGCATTTACGACGGACTGGCCACGCTCGAGAACAAGGAGTACGACGTCAACCGGTTCGAACAGGAGCTGATCTATTATATCGAGAAGCTTGACGTAAACGAGGAGAAAGCCCGCCTGATCAATCACCTCGATTACTTCATCGAAACATTGGAGGGGCAGAAGTCGCAAGGGAAGAAGCTGGGCTTTATCGCGCAGGAGATGGGACGCGAAATCAATACGCTGGGCTCAAAATCAAATCATAGCGACATGCAACGGATCGTGGTCCGGATGAAGGATGAACTGGAACAGATAAAAGAACAGATATTGAACGTATTGTAA
- a CDS encoding HD domain-containing protein, giving the protein MQRGTDQNQFTTTLLSRQISFIKEIDRLKYIQRRTKLFNSDRRENDAEHSWHLAMMALVLAGHADRPVDLLKVLKMVLIHDIVEIDAGDIFIYDTTKNHTNTEAELAAAERIFGLLPVEQAIDLIELWKEFEEGASNEAKFARSLDRLEPLLQNVSNNGGTWVEFDVDYRKVYEKKKVIREGSATLWEYAEKLINESVEKGILKK; this is encoded by the coding sequence ATGCAGAGAGGAACAGATCAAAATCAATTCACAACTACCCTCCTTTCAAGGCAGATCAGCTTCATAAAGGAGATCGACAGGCTGAAGTATATTCAGCGCCGTACAAAGCTCTTCAACAGCGACAGGCGGGAAAACGATGCCGAACATAGCTGGCATCTGGCCATGATGGCGCTGGTACTGGCCGGACATGCCGACAGGCCGGTAGACCTGTTGAAGGTGCTGAAAATGGTCCTTATCCACGATATCGTGGAGATTGACGCCGGCGACATATTCATCTACGATACAACAAAAAATCACACCAATACCGAGGCGGAGCTGGCAGCTGCAGAACGTATTTTCGGACTGCTACCTGTAGAACAGGCCATCGATTTGATCGAGCTCTGGAAGGAGTTTGAAGAGGGAGCCAGCAACGAGGCTAAGTTTGCCAGATCGCTAGACCGGCTCGAACCCTTGCTGCAGAACGTATCCAACAATGGCGGAACATGGGTGGAGTTCGATGTGGATTACCGGAAGGTGTATGAGAAAAAAAAGGTGATCAGGGAGGGGTCGGCTACCCTCTGGGAGTATGCTGAAAAACTGATCAACGAGAGTGTGGAGAAGGGAATCCTGAAAAAGTAA
- a CDS encoding TolC family protein, with product MKKLIYFVVYLVPIMAMGQERYAAILQDIEANNTTLAALREETNAQMLGNRTGITLPDPEAEFNYLWGNPSLIGNRTDFSVTQSFDFPTAYHHRREIAGMQNRNAELRYKAQRIRLLLEAKQTCIELVYQNALVKEYSVRLDHARQIAESYRLRLEQGDANLLGYNKARLNLTAVDAQLAKAEAERERLLSELKRLNGGNEPISLPDHFLPSPLPTDFETWYSEAENRNPLLQYVKGEVNIVRAEVKLNRALLLPKFTTGYMSETVVGEQFRGITLGISLPLWENRSRLREAEARIKSSEAQLEDSRLQFYNQLQGLYRKASILRGHALELRQAVADSRNNGLLNKALESGEISLLEYLLELEYYYDAVEQALEVERDYELALAELSAVEL from the coding sequence ATGAAAAAATTGATCTATTTCGTCGTTTATCTCGTTCCCATTATGGCAATGGGGCAGGAGCGCTACGCCGCCATCCTGCAGGATATCGAGGCAAACAATACTACACTGGCCGCATTGCGGGAGGAGACCAATGCGCAGATGCTCGGTAACCGGACCGGCATCACTCTGCCCGATCCGGAGGCTGAGTTCAACTACCTGTGGGGCAACCCTTCACTCATCGGGAACCGTACCGATTTTTCGGTGACACAATCCTTCGACTTTCCGACTGCCTATCACCACCGCAGGGAGATAGCCGGCATGCAGAACCGCAATGCCGAACTCCGTTACAAGGCCCAACGGATCCGTCTGCTGCTGGAGGCCAAACAGACCTGTATCGAGCTGGTCTATCAGAATGCCTTGGTGAAGGAGTACTCGGTGCGGCTCGATCATGCCCGGCAGATTGCCGAGAGTTACCGGCTCAGGCTGGAGCAGGGTGATGCCAACCTGCTCGGATATAACAAGGCCCGTCTCAACCTGACGGCAGTAGATGCCCAACTGGCGAAAGCGGAGGCTGAGCGGGAGCGGCTGCTCTCCGAACTGAAACGGTTGAATGGCGGCAATGAGCCTATCTCACTGCCGGATCACTTTCTTCCATCGCCGCTGCCCACCGATTTTGAGACCTGGTATTCGGAGGCGGAAAACCGAAACCCGCTGCTCCAGTACGTGAAGGGGGAGGTTAATATTGTCAGGGCAGAGGTGAAGTTGAACCGTGCACTCCTGTTGCCGAAGTTTACCACTGGCTATATGAGTGAGACGGTGGTTGGTGAACAGTTCCGGGGCATTACGCTGGGAATCTCCCTGCCACTCTGGGAGAACCGGAGCCGGTTGCGGGAGGCAGAGGCCAGGATCAAGTCTTCGGAAGCCCAACTGGAGGATAGCCGGTTACAGTTTTACAACCAGTTGCAGGGGCTTTACCGCAAGGCGTCGATCCTGCGCGGGCATGCATTGGAACTTCGCCAGGCGGTTGCCGACAGCCGCAACAATGGCTTGCTGAATAAGGCGTTGGAGAGCGGGGAGATCTCGCTGTTGGAATACCTGTTGGAACTGGAGTATTACTATGATGCTGTTGAGCAGGCATTGGAGGTGGAACGCGACTATGAACTGGCACTGGCGGAATTGTCGGCTGTGGAACTATAA
- the gmk gene encoding guanylate kinase, translating into MSKLIIFSAPSGAGKSTIVRHMLAQDLNLQFSISATSRQPRGEEQNGVEYFFLTPGEFKERIANGDFLEYEEVYPDKFYGTLKSEVDRILAEGKNVVFDIDCIGGLNVKRIYGDRALSIFVMPPSIQVLRERLEKRGTDSPEIIEGRLAKAEYEISFAPQFDLIVMNDDFDKAKEETYKAIKEFLEK; encoded by the coding sequence ATGTCAAAATTGATCATCTTCTCGGCACCGTCAGGTGCAGGCAAATCCACCATCGTGCGGCACATGCTGGCACAGGACCTGAACCTGCAGTTCTCTATCTCGGCTACCAGCCGTCAACCCCGTGGTGAAGAACAAAACGGCGTGGAGTATTTCTTTCTCACCCCCGGGGAATTCAAGGAACGAATTGCAAACGGCGACTTTCTGGAGTACGAGGAGGTTTATCCCGACAAGTTTTATGGAACGCTGAAAAGTGAGGTCGATCGCATCCTCGCCGAAGGGAAGAACGTCGTTTTCGATATCGACTGTATCGGAGGGTTGAATGTCAAGCGGATATATGGCGACCGGGCACTGAGCATTTTTGTAATGCCGCCGTCGATCCAGGTACTCCGAGAAAGATTGGAGAAGCGAGGAACCGACTCGCCCGAGATTATCGAGGGGCGTCTCGCCAAAGCCGAATATGAGATCAGTTTCGCCCCACAGTTCGACCTGATTGTCATGAACGATGATTTCGACAAGGCGAAAGAAGAGACCTACAAGGCGATAAAAGAATTTCTGGAAAAATGA
- a CDS encoding S9 family peptidase: MNPIKKVGIAIALTTAILMGVNAQSVSGDWKGTLSVQGVSLDLIFHLAEENGIYSGSMDVPMQGATGIPVDKVETDGKSVKLGISVAQIVFNGTLQGDSIVGNYEQAGMTLPLTLKKIESSLPGIAALVSSEEELQALKLSDKGEYNYKVEDYFTKPKASSFQLSPDGNYLSYMEKDGLKNHVYIKEIATGKVTRAIEEKKEPVKGYGWVNDNRLIYVMDNGGNENYHIYAVDIDGSNQMDLTPFEGVRAMILNELKDQKDYIIISMNKDNRQVFEPYKLNVNTGALEKLFENDDPANPIQGYDFDKDGNLRGYTRMVNGVEMEYYYKDLQTGKFNLLKRMKWYDTFTVLSFNYASKDPDDAYVMTNLDSDKTEIVLYDLKQNKSIRKLFSNPDYDVAGMRLSRKRNYEIDYFAYEGERYVILPQSNFFRDFSKKMAAEFKDVEYYVTDFDDNETRFLIVVQSDKVYGKYYEYDTRTGRFSLLYDLMPQLNPNDMAEMRPISFKSRDGLTLHGYITLPKATLEGEKVPLVVNPHGGPQGIRDSWGFNPEAQLFASRGYATLQVNFRISGGYGKEFLRAGFKQIGRKVMEDVEDGVKYVIDQGWVDPAKVAIYGGSHGGYATLMGLVKSPDLYTCGVDYVGISNIETFFASFPEYWKPLTDMAKEIWYDLDNPEEAKIAREVSPIYQIDKITRPVFVVQGANDPRVNINESDQIVTALRAKGLYVPYMVKYNEGHGFYREENRMDFYSAMMGFLARYLK; encoded by the coding sequence ATGAATCCAATTAAAAAAGTGGGCATCGCAATTGCCCTTACAACAGCAATTCTTATGGGTGTAAATGCGCAAAGTGTATCTGGGGACTGGAAAGGGACCTTGTCGGTTCAGGGTGTGAGTCTCGACCTTATCTTCCATCTTGCGGAAGAAAACGGTATCTACTCGGGCTCCATGGATGTTCCCATGCAGGGTGCAACCGGAATTCCGGTAGACAAGGTGGAGACGGACGGAAAGTCGGTCAAGCTGGGCATATCGGTAGCGCAAATCGTCTTTAACGGCACGCTCCAGGGCGACAGTATCGTCGGAAACTACGAACAGGCCGGAATGACGTTGCCACTGACTCTGAAGAAGATCGAGAGCAGCCTGCCGGGCATCGCCGCGCTGGTCTCTTCAGAAGAGGAGCTACAGGCGTTGAAACTTTCCGATAAGGGAGAGTACAACTACAAGGTGGAAGACTATTTTACCAAACCCAAGGCCTCCTCCTTTCAGCTATCGCCAGACGGCAACTATCTGTCGTACATGGAGAAGGATGGACTGAAAAATCATGTCTACATCAAGGAGATCGCCACCGGTAAAGTTACCCGGGCCATCGAGGAGAAGAAGGAGCCTGTCAAAGGCTACGGTTGGGTAAACGACAACCGTCTGATCTACGTCATGGATAACGGGGGCAATGAAAACTACCATATTTATGCGGTCGATATCGACGGCAGCAACCAGATGGATCTGACTCCTTTCGAAGGGGTGAGGGCAATGATACTGAACGAGCTGAAAGACCAGAAAGATTACATCATCATCTCGATGAACAAGGATAACAGGCAGGTTTTCGAGCCATATAAACTGAATGTAAATACCGGTGCCCTCGAGAAGCTTTTCGAGAACGATGATCCGGCCAATCCGATCCAGGGATATGATTTCGACAAGGATGGCAACCTGCGCGGCTATACCCGGATGGTGAACGGCGTGGAGATGGAGTATTACTACAAGGACCTGCAGACGGGCAAGTTCAACCTGCTGAAGAGGATGAAATGGTACGACACTTTTACCGTTCTCAGTTTCAACTATGCCAGCAAGGATCCGGACGATGCCTATGTGATGACCAATCTTGATTCCGACAAGACGGAGATTGTACTTTACGACCTGAAACAGAACAAGAGTATCCGCAAGCTCTTTTCTAATCCCGACTACGATGTGGCCGGCATGAGGCTTTCACGGAAAAGGAACTACGAGATCGACTATTTTGCATACGAGGGGGAAAGATATGTGATCTTGCCCCAGAGCAACTTTTTCAGGGATTTTTCCAAAAAGATGGCTGCCGAGTTCAAGGATGTGGAGTATTACGTGACCGATTTCGACGACAATGAGACAAGGTTTCTGATTGTGGTCCAGAGCGACAAGGTGTATGGGAAATATTATGAGTACGATACCCGGACGGGCCGGTTCAGCCTGCTCTACGATCTGATGCCACAGCTCAACCCCAACGATATGGCGGAGATGAGACCAATCAGCTTCAAGAGCCGTGATGGCCTGACGTTACATGGTTATATCACCTTGCCAAAGGCTACCCTGGAAGGGGAAAAGGTCCCCTTGGTGGTCAATCCGCACGGAGGGCCGCAGGGAATTCGCGATTCGTGGGGATTCAATCCGGAGGCCCAGCTTTTTGCCAGCAGGGGATATGCCACCCTGCAGGTTAACTTCCGCATTTCGGGAGGTTATGGCAAGGAGTTCCTGAGGGCAGGTTTCAAGCAGATCGGACGGAAAGTGATGGAGGATGTGGAGGATGGAGTAAAGTACGTGATTGACCAGGGATGGGTTGATCCTGCCAAGGTGGCCATCTATGGCGGTAGCCACGGCGGTTATGCGACTCTGATGGGACTGGTGAAGAGCCCCGACCTCTATACCTGTGGCGTCGATTATGTAGGCATCTCCAATATTGAAACCTTTTTCGCCTCGTTTCCCGAGTACTGGAAACCGCTGACCGACATGGCCAAGGAGATATGGTACGACCTGGATAATCCCGAAGAGGCGAAGATAGCCAGGGAGGTTTCCCCGATCTATCAGATCGACAAGATCACCAGACCGGTCTTTGTGGTTCAGGGTGCGAACGATCCGAGGGTGAACATCAACGAGTCTGATCAGATTGTCACTGCATTGCGGGCAAAGGGGCTCTATGTTCCCTATATGGTGAAATACAACGAGGGGCATGGTTTCTACCGTGAGGAGAACCGGATGGATTTCTATAGCGCCATGATGGGCTTCCTGGCCAGGTATTTGAAATAG
- a CDS encoding bile acid:sodium symporter family protein, with protein MQHFLEKYLLPIAMVIGIAFHNQLATLSPFTPYLVSLMLFITYCRISWADIQLTRFHYILLAIQYLGSALVYLAIRPLNETVAQAVMICILAPTATSAPVVANILGGNIASVAAFSMFSNISVAFVAPLYLSLIGHSGSEVPFLTSFWYIFRKVVPVIVLPLLVALFLKRTAPAFHRKVRSAQVLSFYTWAAALTIVIGNVVNFVVAQNAESHTIEIIIGISSLIVCLLQFGTGRKIGGRFDRIIAGGQGLGQKNTILAIWLTQTYLNPLASLGPGLYVLWQNLVNSYQIWRKTRKSEKKS; from the coding sequence ATGCAACATTTCCTGGAGAAATATCTGCTCCCGATAGCGATGGTAATCGGGATAGCCTTTCACAATCAGCTGGCTACCCTGTCGCCCTTCACCCCCTATCTGGTTTCGCTGATGCTATTCATCACCTATTGTCGCATCTCCTGGGCAGACATCCAGCTGACCCGATTCCACTATATATTGCTGGCCATTCAGTATCTGGGAAGCGCGTTGGTCTATCTTGCCATCAGGCCGCTCAACGAGACAGTCGCCCAGGCGGTGATGATCTGTATTCTGGCCCCTACCGCCACCTCCGCTCCGGTGGTTGCAAACATCCTGGGGGGTAACATTGCTTCGGTGGCCGCATTTTCCATGTTCAGCAATATCTCCGTGGCCTTCGTCGCCCCTCTATACCTGTCGCTGATTGGCCATTCCGGCAGTGAGGTCCCGTTTCTCACTTCGTTCTGGTATATCTTCCGCAAAGTGGTTCCAGTAATCGTTCTACCACTTCTTGTCGCGCTCTTTCTGAAGCGAACCGCCCCCGCTTTCCACCGGAAAGTCCGTTCGGCACAAGTTCTCTCCTTCTATACTTGGGCTGCAGCCCTCACAATCGTTATCGGCAACGTGGTCAACTTCGTTGTCGCACAAAACGCCGAGAGTCACACCATCGAGATCATTATAGGGATCTCCTCATTGATTGTCTGCCTGTTACAGTTCGGAACAGGGAGAAAGATCGGCGGGCGGTTCGACCGTATCATTGCCGGGGGACAGGGATTGGGACAAAAAAACACCATCCTGGCCATCTGGCTCACCCAGACCTACCTGAACCCGTTGGCATCGCTCGGTCCGGGACTCTATGTATTGTGGCAGAACCTGGTGAACTCCTATCAGATCTGGAGGAAAACCCGAAAAAGCGAAAAAAAGAGTTGA